One stretch of Cheilinus undulatus linkage group 5, ASM1832078v1, whole genome shotgun sequence DNA includes these proteins:
- the homer1b gene encoding homer protein homolog 1b isoform X2, translating to MSTTTMGEQPIYSTRAHVFQIDPNTKKNWLPTSKHAVTVSYFYDSTRNVYRIISLDGTKAIINSTISPNMTFTKTSQKFGQWADSRANTVYGLGFSTEHHLTKFAEKFAEYKEAARLAKEKSQEKMEMATSPSQESPGGELSSPLTPVTPPMENINGTDEICDTTPNSDTSPGPAQNALAFAHSPAMTKHWEAELEALKGNNAKLTAALLESTANVKQWKQQLAAYQEEAERLHKRVTELECQSNQTPVIKSQKTELNQTIEELENTLRDKEEEMEKLKEELENMNDLMEQKDTLTQKLEETELRGRVLEEQLAGAEQRLEENQEEQENFRKSLRTLLELLDGKIFELTELRDTLARLIEEAS from the exons ATGTCGACCACAACAATGGG GGAGCAGCCCATCTACAGCACCCGGGCTCATGTCTTCCAAATCGACCCCAACACCAAGAAGAACTGGCTGCCTACCAGTAAGCACGCCGTCACAGTCTCGTACTTCTACGACAGCACGCGCAACGTGTACCGCATCATCAGCCTGGACGGCACCAAG GCAATAATCAACAGCACTATCAGTCCCAACATGACGTTCACAAAGACCTCACAGAAGTTTGGCCAGTGGGCGGACAGTCGTGCCAACACTGTGTATGGCCTGGGATTCTCCACTGAGCATCATCTCACCAAG TTTGCAGAGAAGTTTGCAGAGTATAAAGAGGCAGCGAGGCTTGCAAAAGAGAAGAGCCAAGAAAAGATGGAGATGGCCACGTCACCATCTCAG GAGTCTCCAGGAGGTGAGCTCTCATCACCTTTGACCCCTGTGACTCCCCCCATGGAAAACATCAATGGCACAGATGAAATCTGTGACACAACCCCCAACTCAGACACCTCTCCTGGTCCGGCGCAGAACGCGCTGGCATTTGCACACAG CCCAGCCATGACAAAACACTGGGAGGCTGAGCTGGAGGCGCTAAAGGGGAACAATGCCAAGCTAACGGCAGCTCTTCTGGAGTCCACAGCCAACGTTAAACAGTGGAAACAGCAACTGGCTGCCTACCAGGAGGAGGCTGAGAGACTACACAAACGG GTCACTGAGCTTGAATGTCAGAGCAACCAAACTCCAGTGATCAAATCCCAGAAGACTGAACTCAACCAAACCATAGAGGAACTGGAGAATACACTAAGAGATAAAGAAGAG GAAATGGAGAAGTTAAAAGAGGAACTAGAAAACATGAATGACTTAATGGAGCAGAAAGACACCCTTACCCAGAAACTTGAG GAGACAGAGCTACGCGGGCGTGtgctggaggagcagctggCAGGAGCTGAGCAGCGACTAGAGGAGAaccaggaggagcaggagaacTTTAGGAAGAGCCTGCGGACGCTGCTGGAGCTGCTGGACGGCAAGATCTTTGAGCTGACGGAGCTCAGAGACACCTTGGCACGGCTCATAGAGGAGGCCAGCTAG
- the homer1b gene encoding homer protein homolog 1b isoform X1: MEDGELVIRLSGRSHSPVGNRSFGASFGETLVLRHKEVHNFFFVPFREQPIYSTRAHVFQIDPNTKKNWLPTSKHAVTVSYFYDSTRNVYRIISLDGTKAIINSTISPNMTFTKTSQKFGQWADSRANTVYGLGFSTEHHLTKFAEKFAEYKEAARLAKEKSQEKMEMATSPSQESPGGELSSPLTPVTPPMENINGTDEICDTTPNSDTSPGPAQNALAFAHSPAMTKHWEAELEALKGNNAKLTAALLESTANVKQWKQQLAAYQEEAERLHKRVTELECQSNQTPVIKSQKTELNQTIEELENTLRDKEEEMEKLKEELENMNDLMEQKDTLTQKLEETELRGRVLEEQLAGAEQRLEENQEEQENFRKSLRTLLELLDGKIFELTELRDTLARLIEEAS, encoded by the exons ATGGAGGATGGCGAGTTGGTGATTCGGTTGTCGGGGCGATCTCACTCCCCTGTTGGCAACAGGAGTTTTGGTGCTAGTTTTGGGGAAACACTGGTGTTGCGCCACAAAGAGGTTCACAACTTCTTCTTCGTCCCATTTAGGGAGCAGCCCATCTACAGCACCCGGGCTCATGTCTTCCAAATCGACCCCAACACCAAGAAGAACTGGCTGCCTACCAGTAAGCACGCCGTCACAGTCTCGTACTTCTACGACAGCACGCGCAACGTGTACCGCATCATCAGCCTGGACGGCACCAAG GCAATAATCAACAGCACTATCAGTCCCAACATGACGTTCACAAAGACCTCACAGAAGTTTGGCCAGTGGGCGGACAGTCGTGCCAACACTGTGTATGGCCTGGGATTCTCCACTGAGCATCATCTCACCAAG TTTGCAGAGAAGTTTGCAGAGTATAAAGAGGCAGCGAGGCTTGCAAAAGAGAAGAGCCAAGAAAAGATGGAGATGGCCACGTCACCATCTCAG GAGTCTCCAGGAGGTGAGCTCTCATCACCTTTGACCCCTGTGACTCCCCCCATGGAAAACATCAATGGCACAGATGAAATCTGTGACACAACCCCCAACTCAGACACCTCTCCTGGTCCGGCGCAGAACGCGCTGGCATTTGCACACAG CCCAGCCATGACAAAACACTGGGAGGCTGAGCTGGAGGCGCTAAAGGGGAACAATGCCAAGCTAACGGCAGCTCTTCTGGAGTCCACAGCCAACGTTAAACAGTGGAAACAGCAACTGGCTGCCTACCAGGAGGAGGCTGAGAGACTACACAAACGG GTCACTGAGCTTGAATGTCAGAGCAACCAAACTCCAGTGATCAAATCCCAGAAGACTGAACTCAACCAAACCATAGAGGAACTGGAGAATACACTAAGAGATAAAGAAGAG GAAATGGAGAAGTTAAAAGAGGAACTAGAAAACATGAATGACTTAATGGAGCAGAAAGACACCCTTACCCAGAAACTTGAG GAGACAGAGCTACGCGGGCGTGtgctggaggagcagctggCAGGAGCTGAGCAGCGACTAGAGGAGAaccaggaggagcaggagaacTTTAGGAAGAGCCTGCGGACGCTGCTGGAGCTGCTGGACGGCAAGATCTTTGAGCTGACGGAGCTCAGAGACACCTTGGCACGGCTCATAGAGGAGGCCAGCTAG
- the tent2 gene encoding poly(A) RNA polymerase GLD2, with product MYPRSAAPTGRSAYGNGPYPPTPVLLYDYHHRSSPNVNSFHVPGLDRLPPYEWKPPPPPSPVHYQHHAPPMTNRRKRHNDEYRTPEVKRQRLDSSPHPSISSPLNHALSPHHSAQIAARPSRSDYDRSFPDPCSHPSPSPNPLPHVPSVPESSDRLQAYAKDKLSGQMVELFEACQQQSSDLERKETCRAQLQKDIQRVYAVARLYLTGSSMNGLGCRSSDADLCLVIKGYKRPDPIHVLSSLQRLFRSLSYIERTQLIRAKVPILRFREKGSELEFDLNINNTVGIRNTFLLRSYAYADLRIRPMILVVKKWARHSQINDASKGTLSSYTLVLMVLHYLQTLKEPVLPSLQRDYPECFNPFMDIDMVPEGPRHVPPYVSRNQSSLGQLFLGFLKYYTTSFSWDKQVISVREAKTLPKSNFREWRNKYICVEEPFERNNVARAVHEKIKFEAIKTQFAESWRILNQRKDLNSILPVRAIINKESSRR from the exons ATGTACCCCCGCAGTGCTGCACCGACGGGGAGGTCGGCCTACGGGAATGGCCCCTATCCTCCCACTCCTGTGCTCCTGTACGATTACCACCACCGTAGTTCACCTAATGTCAACAG CTTCCATGTTCCTGGACTGGACAGGCTGCCCCCCTATGAATGGAAACCTCCACCTCCCCCCTCTCCAGTACATTACCAACATCACGCACCTCCTATGACCAACAGGCGCAA GAGACACAACGATGAATACAGGACCCCAGAAGTGAAGCGCCAACGCCTTGACTCCTCTCCCCATCCGTCAATAAGCTCCCCCTTAAATCACGCACTTTCCCCTCACCATTCTGCCCAAATTGCAGCTCGGCCATCAAGATCAGATTATGATCGCTCTTTTCCCGATCCATGTTCCCATCCCAGTCCTAGCCCCAACCCCCTCCCCCATGTGCCCTCTGTCCCAGAAAGCTCAGACAGACTGCAAGCTTATGCTAAAGACAAG TTGAGTGGTCAGATGGTGGAGCTGTTTGAAGCATGCCAACAGCAATCTTCTGATTTGGAAAGGAAGGAGACATGCAGAGCACAGCTGCAGAAGGACATACAGCGTGTCTACGCAG TGGCACGGCTTTACTTGACAGGATCCTCTATGAATGGACTGGGCTGCCGAAGCAGTGATGCTGATCTGTGTCTTGTCATCAAGGGATAT AAAAGACCTGATCCAATTCATGTACTCTCAAGCCTCCAAAGACTGTTCAGATCACTAT CATATATAGAGAGGACTCAGCTGATCAGAGCCAAAGTGCCAATCCTCAGGTTCAGAGAGAAAGGCAG TGAGCTGGAGTTTGACCTGAACATCAACAACACAGTTGGCATTAGAAACACATTTCTTCTGCGAAGTTATGCATATG CTGATCTCAGGATAAGACCCATGATCCTTGTTGTCAAGAAATGGGCACGGCACAGTCAAATCAATGATGCCAGCAAGGGAACACTGAGCAGCTACACGCTGGTGCTGATGGTGCTTCACTACCTTCAGA CTCTCAAGGAACCTGTCCTTCCATCCCTGCAGAGGGACTACCCA GAATGTTTTAATCCCTTCATGGACATCGACATGGTTCCAGAGGGACCCAGGCATGTTCCCCCATATGTCTCCAGAAACCAGTCCTCTCTGGGACAGCTGTTCCTGGGCTTCCTCAAATACTACACCACAAGCTTCAG TTGGGATAAGCAGGTGATCTCTGTTCGGGAAGCTAAAACTTTGCCCAAGAGCAACTTTCGAGAGTGGAGaaacaaatacatttgtgtGGAAG AGCCATTTGAAAGAAATAATGTTGCCAGGGCAGTCCATGAGAAGATCAAGTTTGAAGCCATCAAAACCCAGTTTGCTGAG TCATGGCGGATACTCAATCAGAGGAAGGACCTGAACTCCATCCTCCCAGTCAGAGCCATCATTAATAAAGAGTCATCCAGGAGATAA